In the Oryzihumus leptocrescens genome, one interval contains:
- a CDS encoding signal peptidase I yields MRLTTRPRSVARMRAHASSVGTAPQRTAPARARRPHRAARRAVRLLGNLVLVLVVTLFAGLAVGPHVFGYRTMTMLTGSMAPGINPGDVTVAVPEPISQLAVGQVITYQIPVDDHRDVSHRVVAVKRQANGTVQIQTKGDHNTGVDPWTAVITDRQVWRVVAVVPHLGAAIQALRGTGLRTVFLYVGPAALAVFLLAGIWRRGGTGDERSGEAPVEQPTPGTLDEEALASLTEEVDDPVCVRDFLTRWNDLLQARLDRVELALDKGQFSAARECALSLQVTSAMIGLTDFADAAAALEAALLEEDGVSASAAFTALRRLAPTASRSLQDHLAHQPN; encoded by the coding sequence ATGCGACTCACGACCCGCCCCCGGTCCGTCGCCCGGATGCGCGCCCACGCCTCGTCGGTCGGGACAGCACCCCAGCGGACCGCCCCGGCGCGCGCCAGACGCCCCCACCGCGCCGCGCGCCGGGCGGTCCGCCTCCTCGGCAACCTCGTGCTCGTCCTCGTGGTGACGCTCTTCGCGGGCCTGGCCGTCGGCCCGCACGTGTTCGGCTACCGGACGATGACGATGCTCACCGGCAGCATGGCCCCCGGGATCAACCCGGGGGACGTCACCGTGGCCGTCCCCGAGCCGATCAGCCAGCTCGCCGTCGGTCAGGTGATCACCTACCAGATCCCCGTCGATGACCACCGGGACGTCAGCCACCGGGTCGTCGCGGTGAAGCGCCAGGCCAACGGCACCGTCCAGATCCAGACCAAGGGTGACCACAACACCGGGGTCGATCCGTGGACCGCGGTGATCACCGATCGGCAGGTATGGCGGGTCGTCGCCGTGGTGCCTCACCTCGGGGCTGCGATCCAGGCCCTGCGCGGCACGGGGTTGCGTACCGTCTTCCTCTACGTCGGCCCGGCAGCGCTGGCCGTGTTCCTGCTGGCCGGCATCTGGCGCAGGGGCGGCACCGGCGACGAGCGGTCCGGCGAGGCGCCCGTCGAGCAGCCAACCCCGGGCACGCTCGACGAAGAGGCCCTTGCCTCGCTCACCGAGGAGGTGGACGACCCGGTGTGCGTGCGCGACTTCCTGACCCGGTGGAACGACCTGCTGCAGGCGCGGCTCGACCGCGTCGAGCTCGCCCTCGACAAGGGCCAGTTCTCCGCCGCCCGGGAGTGTGCCCTCAGCCTTCAGGTCACCAGCGCGATGATCGGCCTGACCGACTTCGCGGACGCGGCCGCCGCCCTCGAGGCAGCACTGCTCGAGGAGGACGGGGTCTCGGCCTCCGCCGCCTTCACCGCCCTGCGCCGCCTTGCCCCCACCGCCTCACGGTCCCTCCAGGACCACCTCGCCCACCAGCCGAACTGA
- a CDS encoding DUF721 domain-containing protein: MSPEELPEPTPGAQAEDAPDTAAASALARAREAARAKGLRPGRAPTRRDRDARRQRVTRDNRDGYRDPALLGDQMERLLLDRGWNVDVAVGSVMGRWAAIVGPDVAAHVTPVTFEDGVLTVRADSTAWATQMRLMSSSLLTRLEAEVGAGSVTELQVLGPSAPSWSRGPRRAQGPGPRDTYG; encoded by the coding sequence GTGTCACCTGAGGAGCTGCCCGAGCCGACGCCCGGGGCGCAGGCCGAGGACGCTCCGGACACCGCGGCGGCCTCCGCGCTGGCCCGGGCCCGGGAGGCGGCTCGCGCCAAGGGACTCCGGCCAGGGCGCGCGCCGACCCGGCGCGACCGGGACGCCCGCCGGCAGCGGGTCACCCGGGACAACCGCGACGGCTACCGCGACCCCGCCCTGCTCGGGGACCAGATGGAGCGGCTGCTGCTGGACCGCGGGTGGAACGTCGACGTCGCGGTCGGCTCGGTCATGGGCCGCTGGGCGGCCATCGTCGGCCCCGACGTCGCGGCGCACGTCACGCCGGTGACCTTCGAGGACGGTGTGCTCACCGTGCGGGCCGACTCCACGGCGTGGGCCACGCAGATGCGGCTGATGTCCTCCTCGCTGCTCACCCGGCTGGAGGCCGAGGTCGGCGCGGGCTCGGTGACCGAGCTGCAGGTGCTCGGCCCCAGCGCGCCGAGCTGGTCCCGCGGGCCCCGCCGGGCCCAGGGTCCGGGGCCGCGCGACACCTACGGCTGA
- the rnpA gene encoding ribonuclease P protein component, with protein sequence MLPARHRLRESADFSVAVRGPRAGTRLIVVHANTTDARAGLPPRVGFVVSKAVGGAVVRNRTKRVLRHLMTARTALLPQGADIVVRANPAAAGADAATLAADLDRALPTVLRRLKARA encoded by the coding sequence GTGCTGCCGGCGCGTCATCGGCTGCGTGAGAGCGCCGATTTCAGCGTCGCGGTGCGCGGGCCCCGAGCGGGCACCCGACTCATCGTGGTGCATGCCAACACAACCGACGCGCGAGCGGGTCTCCCGCCGCGGGTCGGTTTTGTTGTGTCCAAGGCGGTCGGTGGAGCGGTCGTGCGCAACCGCACCAAGCGCGTGCTGCGCCACCTCATGACCGCCCGCACCGCCCTGCTGCCGCAGGGCGCCGACATCGTGGTCCGGGCCAACCCGGCAGCTGCCGGCGCCGACGCGGCCACGCTGGCCGCCGACCTGGACCGCGCGCTGCCCACGGTGCTGCGCCGCCTGAAGGCACGGGCCTGA
- the gnd gene encoding phosphogluconate dehydrogenase (NAD(+)-dependent, decarboxylating), translated as MHLGLIGLGKMGGNMRERIRRAGHEVVGFDRNPEVSDVDSLKAMVEALPAPRTVWVMVPAGEATRATVAELGEILDEGDLVIDGGNSRFTDDAVNAETLAAKGIGYLDCGVSGGVWGLENGYGLMVGGDAEHVERAMPIFDALRPEGPREEGFVHAGAVGAGHYAKMVHNGIEYGLMQAYAEGYELLAAKDIVTDVHGSFKAWTRGTVVRSWLLDLLVKALEEDPGLAKISGYTEDSGEGRWTVEEGIANAVPMPVISAALFARFASRQDDSPAMKAVSALRNQFGGHATRAADAGPSSGSGSTD; from the coding sequence ATGCACCTCGGACTCATCGGCCTCGGCAAGATGGGCGGCAACATGCGCGAGCGCATCCGCCGCGCCGGGCACGAGGTGGTCGGTTTCGACCGCAACCCCGAGGTCAGCGACGTCGACAGCCTCAAGGCCATGGTCGAGGCGCTGCCGGCGCCGCGCACGGTGTGGGTCATGGTCCCCGCCGGTGAGGCGACCCGCGCGACGGTGGCCGAGCTCGGGGAGATCCTCGACGAGGGCGACCTCGTCATCGATGGTGGCAACAGCCGCTTCACCGACGACGCCGTCAACGCAGAGACGTTGGCTGCCAAGGGAATTGGCTACCTCGACTGCGGCGTCAGCGGCGGCGTCTGGGGCCTGGAGAACGGCTACGGCCTGATGGTCGGCGGTGACGCCGAGCACGTCGAGCGCGCCATGCCGATCTTCGACGCGCTGCGCCCGGAGGGCCCGCGCGAGGAGGGCTTCGTCCACGCCGGCGCGGTCGGCGCGGGCCACTACGCCAAGATGGTGCACAACGGCATCGAGTACGGCCTGATGCAGGCCTACGCCGAGGGCTATGAGCTGCTCGCCGCCAAGGACATCGTCACCGACGTGCACGGCAGCTTCAAGGCATGGACCCGCGGCACCGTCGTCCGCTCCTGGCTGCTGGACCTGCTGGTCAAGGCCCTCGAGGAGGACCCCGGCCTGGCGAAGATCAGCGGCTACACCGAGGACTCCGGCGAGGGTCGCTGGACCGTCGAGGAGGGCATCGCCAACGCCGTGCCGATGCCGGTCATCTCCGCCGCGCTGTTCGCCCGCTTCGCCTCCCGCCAGGACGACTCCCCCGCGATGAAGGCGGTCTCCGCGCTGCGCAACCAGTTCGGCGGCCACGCCACCCGCGCCGCCGACGCCGGTCCGAGCTCGGGCTCCGGCTCGACCGACTGA
- a CDS encoding TasA family protein: MRLSLTSTGGKVLASTVVLGAAATIAGLGTFGSFTSTTSANQAVASGTVAIALGSAGTSGNRLSVAASGLVPGDTVQRTITLSNASGNQDLAGVTLTTTATPSSLLDTDATNGLQMVIDKCSQAWSETGTSPAYVYTCGGTTTSVLASTAVVGSNRTLSNLASLTNGSSDNLRVTLTLPSTADNTFQGKSSTLSFSFTGTQRNAAAH; this comes from the coding sequence ATGCGACTCAGCCTCACCAGCACCGGCGGGAAGGTCCTCGCCTCCACCGTCGTCCTCGGGGCGGCCGCGACGATCGCCGGCCTCGGCACGTTCGGCTCCTTCACCTCCACGACCAGCGCCAACCAGGCCGTCGCCTCCGGCACGGTCGCCATCGCGCTCGGCTCGGCCGGCACGTCAGGCAACCGCCTCTCGGTCGCCGCGAGCGGCCTGGTCCCCGGCGACACCGTTCAGCGCACGATCACCCTGAGCAATGCCAGTGGCAACCAGGACCTGGCCGGCGTCACGTTGACCACGACGGCCACCCCCTCGAGCCTGCTGGACACCGACGCCACCAACGGCCTCCAGATGGTCATCGACAAGTGCTCGCAGGCATGGAGCGAGACCGGGACCTCCCCCGCCTACGTCTACACCTGCGGTGGCACCACGACCAGCGTCCTGGCCAGCACGGCCGTCGTCGGCAGCAACCGCACCCTGAGCAACCTCGCGTCCCTGACGAACGGCAGCTCGGACAACCTGCGGGTGACCCTGACGCTGCCGAGCACGGCGGACAACACCTTCCAGGGCAAGAGCAGCACCCTCAGCTTCTCCTTCACGGGCACCCAGCGGAACGCTGCGGCCCACTGA
- the recF gene encoding DNA replication/repair protein RecF (All proteins in this family for which functions are known are DNA-binding proteins that assist the filamentation of RecA onto DNA for the initiation of recombination or recombinational repair.) encodes MHLRHLSVADFRSYAAAELPLSPGITTLVGLNGQGKTNLVEAVGYLATLGSHRVATDAPLVRAGAGQAVIRGAVVRDGRETMVELEITPGRANRARLNRSPVARPREVLGTLRTVLFAPEDLALVKGDPSERRRFLDELLVARQPRWAGVRADYDKVLKQRNALLKSAAPVLRKGSGRRPRPGDEPVEDARASALHTLDVWNGQLARVGASLLYARLRLLHDLGPYLAKAYDEVSAGQSDASVSYKSSVREPMATAIAAGTVPTLEELHEELLAALAEARPQEVERGVSLVGPHRDDVLLTLGQLPAKGYASHGESWSFALGLRLAAYQLLRHDLGQDPVLILDDVFAELDAGRRERLAALVADCEQVLITAAVAEDVPTSLAGSTYRVTLGEVSRVT; translated from the coding sequence GTGCACCTGCGCCACCTGTCCGTCGCCGACTTCCGCAGCTATGCGGCGGCCGAGCTGCCGCTGTCCCCCGGCATCACGACGCTGGTCGGGCTCAACGGGCAGGGCAAGACCAACCTGGTCGAGGCCGTGGGCTACCTCGCGACCCTGGGCAGCCACCGGGTGGCGACCGACGCGCCGCTGGTCCGCGCCGGGGCCGGCCAGGCCGTGATCCGCGGCGCCGTCGTCCGCGACGGCCGCGAGACCATGGTCGAGCTGGAGATCACGCCGGGCCGGGCCAACCGGGCGCGGCTCAACCGCTCGCCGGTGGCGCGCCCCCGCGAGGTGCTCGGCACGCTGCGCACGGTGCTGTTCGCCCCCGAGGACCTCGCCCTCGTCAAGGGCGACCCCTCCGAGCGGCGCCGGTTCCTCGACGAGCTGCTGGTCGCGCGCCAGCCCCGGTGGGCCGGCGTCCGCGCCGACTACGACAAGGTGCTCAAGCAGCGCAACGCCCTGCTGAAGTCGGCAGCACCGGTGCTGCGCAAGGGATCCGGCCGCCGGCCCCGGCCCGGCGACGAGCCGGTGGAGGACGCCCGGGCCAGCGCCCTGCACACCCTCGACGTGTGGAACGGCCAGCTCGCGCGGGTCGGTGCCTCGCTGCTCTACGCCCGCCTGCGGCTGTTGCACGACCTCGGCCCCTACCTGGCCAAGGCCTACGACGAGGTCAGTGCGGGTCAGTCGGATGCAAGCGTGTCCTACAAGTCCTCGGTGCGAGAGCCGATGGCCACGGCGATCGCTGCTGGCACCGTGCCCACGCTGGAGGAGCTGCACGAGGAGCTGCTCGCCGCCCTCGCCGAGGCCCGGCCCCAGGAGGTCGAGCGCGGGGTCTCCTTGGTCGGCCCGCACCGCGACGACGTGCTGCTCACCCTGGGCCAGCTGCCGGCGAAGGGCTACGCCAGCCACGGGGAGTCGTGGTCCTTCGCGCTGGGACTGCGGCTCGCGGCATACCAGCTCTTGCGGCACGACCTCGGCCAGGACCCGGTGCTCATCCTCGACGACGTCTTCGCCGAGCTTGATGCCGGGCGGCGCGAGCGGCTCGCCGCGCTGGTCGCCGACTGCGAGCAGGTGCTCATCACCGCCGCCGTGGCCGAGGACGTGCCGACCTCCCTGGCCGGTAGCACGTATCGCGTGACGCTGGGTGAGGTCTCCCGTGTCACCTGA
- a CDS encoding response regulator transcription factor produces the protein MDTAAGTAVVIEDDEDIRALVQAVLEQRGLQVFSASSGAEGLELVRERQPVLVTLDLGLPDIDGFEVCRRIRSMSDAYVIMLSARADEVDQLVGLEIGADDYITKPFSPRDLRARVGAMLRRPRGGAPAAAGAAVEPPAPEEAAATAGVVPPEESAHRLTVDVESRVAVLDGEELTLTRTEFDLLAALFGQPRRVWTREALLRTVWKTEWVKDTHLVEVHVGNLRRKLGDEEWIRTVWGVGYRFGQPELAEMAARRNT, from the coding sequence GTGGACACAGCGGCCGGTACCGCGGTGGTGATCGAGGACGACGAGGACATCCGGGCCCTGGTCCAGGCCGTGCTCGAGCAGCGGGGCCTGCAGGTCTTCTCGGCCTCGTCCGGCGCCGAGGGGCTCGAGCTGGTCCGTGAACGTCAACCCGTCCTCGTGACCCTGGACCTCGGCCTGCCCGACATCGACGGCTTCGAGGTCTGCCGCCGGATCCGGTCGATGAGCGACGCCTACGTCATCATGCTCTCGGCCCGTGCTGACGAGGTGGACCAGCTGGTCGGCCTGGAGATCGGCGCAGACGACTACATCACCAAGCCGTTCAGCCCCCGTGACCTGCGTGCCCGGGTCGGTGCCATGTTGCGCCGACCGCGCGGTGGTGCCCCTGCCGCCGCCGGCGCCGCCGTGGAGCCGCCGGCCCCCGAGGAGGCCGCGGCCACCGCCGGGGTGGTGCCTCCGGAGGAGTCCGCCCACCGGTTGACCGTTGACGTCGAGAGCCGGGTCGCCGTGCTCGACGGCGAGGAGCTCACCCTCACGCGCACCGAGTTCGACCTGCTCGCGGCCCTGTTCGGGCAGCCGCGGCGGGTGTGGACCCGGGAGGCCCTGCTGCGCACGGTGTGGAAGACGGAGTGGGTCAAGGACACCCACCTGGTCGAGGTCCATGTGGGCAACCTGCGCCGCAAGCTCGGTGACGAGGAGTGGATCCGCACCGTCTGGGGAGTCGGCTACCGCTTCGGCCAGCCCGAGCTCGCCGAGATGGCCGCTCGTCGCAACACCTGA
- the rpmH gene encoding 50S ribosomal protein L34 encodes MSKRTFQPNNRRRAKTHGFRLRMRTRAGRAILAARRRKGRSELSA; translated from the coding sequence GTGAGCAAGCGCACCTTCCAGCCGAACAACCGCCGCCGGGCCAAGACCCACGGCTTCCGCCTGCGGATGCGCACCCGCGCCGGCCGCGCCATCCTGGCCGCCCGTCGCCGCAAGGGCCGTTCCGAGCTGTCCGCCTGA
- the dnaA gene encoding chromosomal replication initiator protein DnaA, with the protein MTDAHVDFGHVWQDTLIALDAAGITAQQRAFLRLAKFVGLLDQTALLAVPNDFTKDIVETKAREQVSQALSDQLGREIRIAVTVDPQLAEVPADAPLEDEHDDDVVDELPSGGVALPFAPPGGSSGPGRQRSAQEREQAEIDAARLNPKYTFDTFVIGASNRFAHAAAVAVAEAPAKAYNPLFVYGESGLGKTHLLHAIGHYARNLYPHVRVRYVNSEEFTNDFINSIRDDKASAFQSRYREVDVLLIDDIQFLQGKVQTQEEFFHTFNTLHNANKQVVITSDLPPKLLAGFEERMRSRFEWGLLTDVQPPDLETRIAILRKKAIQERMNAPDDVLEFIASKISTNIRELEGALIRVTAFASLNRQMVDLGLAEIVLKDLIPNDQGSQITSATIMAQTAAYFGLTIEDLCSTSRSRVLVNARQIAMYLCRELTELSLPKIGQQFGGRDHTTVMHADKKIRELMAERRSIYNQVTELTNRIRSQSR; encoded by the coding sequence GTGACCGACGCGCATGTCGACTTCGGACACGTCTGGCAGGACACGCTCATCGCCCTGGATGCCGCAGGGATCACCGCCCAGCAGCGCGCGTTCCTCCGCCTGGCCAAGTTCGTCGGCCTGCTCGACCAGACCGCCCTGCTGGCCGTGCCCAACGACTTCACCAAGGACATCGTCGAGACCAAGGCCCGCGAGCAGGTCTCCCAGGCACTGTCCGACCAGCTCGGTCGTGAGATCCGGATCGCGGTCACGGTCGACCCGCAGCTCGCGGAGGTCCCCGCGGACGCCCCGCTCGAGGACGAGCACGACGACGACGTGGTCGACGAGCTTCCCTCCGGTGGCGTGGCCCTGCCCTTCGCCCCGCCCGGCGGCTCGTCCGGGCCGGGCCGCCAGCGCAGCGCCCAGGAGCGCGAGCAGGCCGAGATCGACGCGGCGCGGCTGAACCCGAAGTACACCTTCGACACCTTCGTCATCGGAGCGAGCAACCGGTTCGCCCACGCTGCCGCCGTCGCGGTGGCCGAGGCCCCGGCCAAGGCGTACAACCCGCTGTTCGTCTACGGCGAGTCCGGGCTGGGCAAGACCCACCTGCTGCACGCCATCGGGCACTACGCCCGCAACCTCTACCCGCACGTGCGCGTGCGCTACGTGAACTCCGAGGAGTTCACCAACGACTTCATCAACAGCATCCGCGACGACAAGGCCTCGGCGTTCCAGAGCCGCTACCGCGAGGTCGACGTGCTGCTGATCGACGACATCCAGTTCCTCCAGGGCAAGGTCCAGACCCAGGAGGAGTTCTTCCACACGTTCAACACCCTGCACAACGCCAACAAGCAGGTCGTCATCACCAGCGACCTGCCCCCGAAGCTGCTCGCCGGCTTCGAGGAGCGCATGCGCAGCCGGTTCGAGTGGGGCCTGCTGACCGACGTGCAGCCGCCCGACCTCGAGACCCGCATCGCGATCCTGCGGAAGAAGGCGATCCAGGAGCGGATGAACGCCCCGGACGACGTGCTCGAGTTCATCGCCAGCAAGATCTCGACCAACATCCGCGAGCTCGAGGGCGCCCTCATCCGGGTCACCGCGTTCGCCAGCCTCAACCGGCAGATGGTCGACCTCGGGCTGGCCGAGATCGTGCTCAAGGACCTCATCCCCAACGACCAGGGCAGCCAGATCACCTCGGCCACGATCATGGCCCAGACAGCCGCCTACTTCGGGCTGACCATCGAGGACCTGTGCAGCACCTCGCGTTCCCGTGTCCTGGTCAACGCCCGGCAGATCGCGATGTACCTGTGCCGCGAGCTCACCGAGCTTTCCCTGCCCAAGATCGGCCAGCAGTTCGGCGGCCGGGACCACACCACGGTGATGCACGCGGACAAGAAGATCCGCGAGCTGATGGCCGAGCGGCGCTCGATCTACAACCAGGTCACCGAGCTGACCAACCGGATCCGCTCCCAGTCGCGCTGA
- the gyrB gene encoding DNA topoisomerase (ATP-hydrolyzing) subunit B — MVAVPAAASPASPAYDASAITVLEGLEAVRKRPGMYIGSTGERGLHHLVWEIVDNAVDEALAGHADRIEVTLLADGGVRVVDNGRGIPTGMNEQYGVSTVELVLTQLHAGGKFGGGGYKVSGGLHGVGSSVVNALSTRLDAEVRQLGHAWRMSFDHGERTAPLQKMEETDSTGTTITFWADGDIFESTTYDFETIRARFQQMAFLNKGLTITLTDERPRAAEAVEAEELDEGSAASEEPKARTISYRYDGGLIDYVNHLNASKRSETVHPDVISIEVEDEERQLSLELAMQWTNAYSESVHTYANTINTHEGGTHEEGFRAAMTKLINDFARKQNLLKDKDDNLTGDDIREGLTAVISVKLGEPQFEGQTKTKLGNSEVKGFVQRAMTDEFGHWLEAHPGEGKDIVRKSIQAAAARMAARKAREATRRKGLLESGGLPGKLRDCQSNDPTISEVFIVEGDSAGGSAVRGRNPQTQAILPIRGKILNVEKARIDKVLANNEVQALISGFGTGIGEDFDITKARYHKIVLMADADVDGMHIRTLLLTLLFRFMRPLIEAGYVYLAQPPLYRLKWSNHAHEFAYSDRERDAMVAAGQAQGWRLPKDNGIQRYKGLGEMDYNELWETTMDPDHRVLLQVTLDDAAAADEIFAILMGEDVESRRGFIQRNAKDVRFLDI, encoded by the coding sequence CTGGTCGCCGTCCCCGCGGCCGCATCTCCTGCCAGTCCCGCCTACGACGCCAGCGCGATCACCGTGCTCGAGGGACTCGAGGCCGTGCGCAAGCGCCCGGGCATGTACATCGGCTCCACCGGTGAGCGGGGCCTGCACCACCTCGTCTGGGAGATCGTCGACAACGCGGTCGACGAGGCCCTGGCCGGGCACGCGGACCGGATCGAGGTGACCCTCCTGGCCGACGGTGGCGTGCGGGTGGTCGACAACGGCCGTGGCATCCCCACCGGCATGAACGAGCAGTACGGCGTCTCCACCGTCGAGCTCGTGCTGACCCAGCTGCACGCCGGTGGCAAGTTCGGCGGCGGGGGTTACAAGGTGTCCGGCGGCCTGCACGGCGTCGGGTCCTCGGTCGTCAACGCGCTCTCGACCCGGCTCGACGCCGAGGTCCGCCAGCTCGGCCACGCGTGGCGGATGAGCTTCGACCACGGCGAGCGGACCGCCCCGCTGCAGAAGATGGAGGAGACCGACAGCACCGGCACCACCATCACGTTCTGGGCTGACGGGGACATCTTCGAGTCCACCACCTATGACTTCGAGACGATCCGGGCCCGCTTCCAGCAGATGGCCTTCCTCAACAAGGGCCTGACCATCACGCTGACCGACGAGCGCCCCCGGGCGGCCGAGGCGGTGGAGGCCGAGGAGCTCGACGAGGGCAGCGCGGCCTCCGAGGAGCCCAAGGCTCGCACGATCTCCTACCGCTACGACGGCGGCCTGATCGACTACGTCAACCACCTGAACGCGTCCAAGCGCTCCGAGACGGTGCACCCCGACGTCATCTCGATCGAGGTCGAGGACGAGGAGCGCCAGCTCTCCCTCGAGCTGGCGATGCAGTGGACCAACGCCTACTCGGAGTCGGTGCACACCTACGCCAACACCATCAACACCCACGAGGGCGGCACCCACGAGGAGGGGTTCCGGGCGGCGATGACCAAGCTCATCAACGACTTCGCCCGCAAGCAGAACCTCCTCAAGGACAAGGACGACAACCTCACCGGCGACGACATCCGCGAGGGCCTGACCGCGGTCATCTCGGTCAAGCTCGGCGAGCCGCAGTTCGAGGGCCAGACCAAGACCAAGCTCGGCAACTCCGAGGTCAAGGGCTTCGTGCAGCGCGCCATGACCGACGAGTTCGGCCACTGGCTGGAGGCCCACCCCGGCGAGGGCAAGGACATCGTCCGCAAGTCGATCCAGGCCGCGGCCGCGCGCATGGCCGCCCGCAAGGCCCGCGAGGCCACGCGCCGCAAGGGCCTGCTGGAGTCCGGCGGCCTGCCCGGCAAGCTGCGCGACTGCCAGAGCAACGACCCGACGATCTCCGAGGTGTTCATCGTCGAGGGTGACTCCGCAGGCGGGTCGGCGGTGCGCGGGCGCAACCCGCAGACCCAGGCGATCCTGCCGATCCGCGGCAAGATCCTCAACGTCGAGAAGGCCCGCATCGACAAGGTGCTCGCCAACAACGAGGTCCAGGCGCTGATCTCCGGCTTCGGCACCGGCATCGGCGAGGACTTCGACATCACCAAGGCGCGCTACCACAAGATCGTGCTCATGGCCGACGCCGACGTCGACGGCATGCACATCCGCACCCTGCTGCTGACGCTGCTGTTCCGCTTCATGCGCCCGCTGATCGAGGCCGGCTACGTCTACCTGGCCCAGCCGCCGCTGTACCGCCTGAAGTGGAGCAACCACGCCCACGAGTTCGCCTACTCCGACCGGGAGCGCGACGCCATGGTCGCCGCCGGTCAGGCCCAGGGCTGGCGCCTGCCCAAGGACAACGGGATCCAGCGTTACAAGGGTCTGGGCGAGATGGACTACAACGAGCTGTGGGAGACCACGATGGACCCCGACCACCGGGTCCTGCTCCAGGTCACGCTCGATGACGCCGCCGCAGCCGACGAGATCTTCGCGATCCTCATGGGCGAGGACGTCGAGAGCCGGCGCGGCTTCATCCAGCGCAACGCCAAGGACGTGCGCTTCCTCGACATCTGA
- the dnaN gene encoding DNA polymerase III subunit beta yields MKFRVERDVLAEAVTWAARGLPTRPPVPVLAGVLLEASAEGTLTLSAFDYEVSARVTVPAEVSEPGTVLVLGRLLADISRNLPARPIDVSTDGNKVQVTCGSSRFSLLMMPADDYPTLPASPAPSGTIPGDAFTQAVAQVSIAADRGDTLPILTGVRVEIEGDRVTLLATDRYRLAMRELQWNPERTDAHHVALVPARTLSDTAKALGASGSIEVAFGTAAAGEGLIGFEAGQRRTTTRLLDGEYPKVTSIFPTTVDTEAVVETAALVEAVKRVSLVAERNTPVRLRFSDGQLAIEAGTGDDAQASEAIECALTGPDIEIAFNPQFLLDGLGVVGTAYSRLSFTQASRPAVLSGQDKLDGEPDESYRYVLMPVRFAS; encoded by the coding sequence GTGAAGTTCAGGGTCGAGCGCGACGTTCTCGCCGAGGCGGTCACGTGGGCGGCGCGGGGTCTGCCAACACGCCCCCCGGTCCCGGTCCTCGCCGGCGTGCTCCTCGAGGCCAGCGCCGAGGGCACCTTGACGCTGTCGGCCTTCGACTACGAGGTGTCCGCACGCGTCACCGTCCCGGCCGAGGTCTCCGAGCCCGGCACGGTCCTGGTGCTCGGTCGCCTGCTCGCGGACATCTCCCGCAACCTGCCGGCCCGCCCGATCGACGTCAGCACCGACGGCAACAAGGTCCAGGTGACCTGTGGGTCCAGCAGGTTCAGCCTGCTGATGATGCCGGCCGACGACTACCCGACGCTGCCGGCCTCCCCCGCCCCGAGCGGCACCATCCCCGGCGACGCCTTCACCCAGGCCGTTGCGCAGGTGAGCATCGCCGCCGACCGCGGCGACACCCTGCCGATCCTCACCGGCGTCCGTGTCGAGATCGAGGGCGACCGGGTGACCCTGCTGGCCACCGACCGCTACCGCCTCGCGATGCGCGAGCTGCAGTGGAACCCCGAGCGCACCGACGCCCACCACGTGGCGCTGGTCCCGGCCCGCACGCTGTCCGACACGGCCAAGGCGCTCGGCGCCTCGGGCTCGATCGAGGTCGCGTTCGGCACGGCCGCCGCCGGCGAGGGCCTGATCGGCTTCGAGGCCGGCCAGCGCCGCACCACCACCCGTCTCCTCGACGGTGAGTACCCCAAGGTCACCTCGATCTTCCCGACCACGGTCGACACCGAGGCCGTCGTGGAGACCGCGGCCCTGGTCGAGGCGGTCAAGCGCGTCTCGCTCGTGGCCGAGCGCAACACCCCGGTCCGGCTGCGGTTCAGCGACGGCCAGCTCGCCATCGAGGCCGGCACCGGTGATGACGCCCAGGCCAGCGAGGCGATCGAGTGCGCCCTGACCGGGCCGGACATCGAGATCGCCTTCAACCCGCAGTTCCTGCTCGACGGCCTCGGTGTCGTCGGCACGGCATACTCGCGGCTCTCCTTCACCCAGGCGAGCCGGCCGGCGGTGCTGTCCGGGCAGGACAAGCTCGATGGCGAGCCGGACGAGTCCTACCGCTACGTGCTGATGCCGGTCCGCTTCGCCAGCTGA